Genomic window (Primulina eburnea isolate SZY01 chromosome 8, ASM2296580v1, whole genome shotgun sequence):
CCGGTTTTGAACGGGTTCCGGTCCGTAACCAGATCCGACCCAAAATCGGACACGGACCCGGaaccaaatatttttttttaaaaaaaagcctTTAGGCCAACGGCTGCATTTCTgcaatttagtttttttttttttggcaattGAGGGCcttattgaaaatatatattttacccTCAAAAATCACATATAAATAcatgtcatttttaatatttcacACATATATTTTCTGTCAATTTTACATTTCTCAACAATTAATATCTTTCTTTGTTATAATTTATCCACATATATTCAATTATCATGTTATAATTTTATGTATAATCAATAttctttttattgttatttatttactatTTCGCAATTTACTCATATAAATAATTCGAATTTCAGTGGCATCATCGTCAAACCGTGGTAGTGGTGGAGGCGAATACGTTTACGACTTTGATGAACATTTTGGCTACATCCCGGACTTTGATGAAGTTGAACCTGGCCACGAGGATGAAGAAGCCATGGAACTCCCCAACAAAGATGTAGGGACGCCATCATATACCCGAGAAAGCAACACAATGTCAACGAGCACGATGACACCCTGTGTAAAGCGAAGCAAAGTTTAGGATCACTTCGATATTGAACAACAAGGTACAAATAACTTTTTTGTCGTATGTACAATTTGCAAAACGAGATATTCTTACAAAACGAGTGGTGGTTCCGGCACATTGAAAAAACATTTAGTTAAGTTACATAAATTTGACCCTGATACGCTACAACCATTCGGTAGGGAACCAACACAACAACAATTAATCCTTCAAGTGGTAAAGCTTTCACAATTACcaaaaaaatttcttgaaaagCCATCGTAACGTTTGTTACCAAATGTTGTCAACCTTTTATAATAGCTGAACAAGAAGGTTTTGTTAAATTTACTAGTATTATTCAACCTGATTTTCACAATATTTCTAGGCACACACTTAAGAAATATTGTTttgataattataaataatataaggAAACATTAAAATCACATCTTTCAATATTTCTTGTAGAGTTAGTTTGACAACTGATATTTGGACTAATAtaaaatatgaatcatatcttgtTGTTACATGTCATTGGATTGACGAAATTTAGACTATGCAAAAAAGAATTTTAGCACTAGATTATTTAGAATCGTCACACAACGCATACATTATATCtatatatgttttaaatgttgttAAGATTTATggcatacaaaataaaataatgtcgaTCATGTTAGATAATGCGAGTGCCAATACTCTTGcaattaaatatcttaaaaatttactaaaacCAATTTTAGATGGTAATTGGCTTCATGTTAGATGTGCATgtcatattattaatatatgtgTTAAATGTGCCTGTGATGAACATATGTCTACTGTAATAGAAAAGTTCGAATTATGTGAGTAATTATTACGTGAAAGAAGATTTGGACGTGAATGAAAAACAATAGTCGAATAAAAaagaattaaatttaaaaaaatttctattCCTTTTGAAACTAGACGGAATTCTTTACTACTTGCTTCATACTTTATTACATTTTTAAGATTTAGTTACTCCATATTAGAATAATATTGCGGTAGAATCTTTCATGCTAACCGATGATGATTGGAATATTTCGAGTAAATGTGTTTCTTTgttagaaatttttaaagaagcaACCAAGAAATTTTCTGCCATTAACTACCGTACTTCAACCATGTTTCTACCATTTTTTTTcaatatgttttataaatttattgaatattgTGATGATTCTGTTATGCTTGATTTTGTTTCAAATatggaattttttaaaaaatattgtgaAACTATCCAATTGTGCATAGTTTAGCAACATCACTTGATCCTACTCAAAATCAATGAGGATTAAACATGTTTTTTGAATATTATGATAAATTTCTTCGAAAGAATGTTGACGATCAAAATAATTCAATCATGGATTCTCTCCAAGAATTGTTTGATTTGTATGTTAGTGAACAATGTGATGATTCGAGTGCACAGCTGGAGGAGATGCCGACATATAAAAGCAAAACTGGAGCACCGAACTTCTTTCAAAGTTTGAAACGACAAACGTTCAAAGGAAAATCGGTGATAACAACCAATTACAATGAGATCCAAATTTATCTAAGCCAATATATGATACTACGAAGAATTTCGATTTTCTTGATTGGTGGAAAGTAAATTCTAAACTTTATCCAATGTTAGCTGCAATTGCAAGAGATGTCATAGTCATTCAAAATTCAAGTGTTGCTTCAGAATCAGCATTTTCAGTATGTGGTTAAGTATCATTGGTGAACAAAAAACTAATTTAAAGCTAGAAACACTTTTCATGCTAACATGCCTACAAGATTGGTTTGCAGCCGAAATAAAGAATACGACTCTTGGCGCAATCGATGAATTTCAAAACTCAAGTTCCGATGAAGATCCGGaatattcaaaatataatttaataaatcgcgatgaatcttaaattttcaattataaaatcaatctttcaattattttatttttatgattattCAGTATTATTTTAACtcaaaatactaaaaaaaatgttcattaataaaagtaattatatattaaaaataataatattcgaACAAGGGACTCGGAACCGGTCCAAATCAAAGCGGAACATGTCTAAAAGTCATTGAACCGGTACAAGATTGGATTGGTTGGAACCAGAACCTGTTAGGAACCGGACTGGTTCTAGCATCACCTGATCCGGAACCGGTCGGAACTGGTCCGGAACCCCAGAACAGATAAGCACCTTTAACCAAAACCAAAACAAAAACCGTAGaaagatatatatacataacaaaTTGTAGTTTTTCTCATATAATTTAATACACATGATAGCAAAAAACTCATGCATAAGAGCAGAAACTACTTGCAATTGTATATATACGAAACAAAAGACACGTAGAAAAAACAGTGAAAAATTCAAAGTTTCATTAATCGTTGGAAAGTGGACGTTTGTTTAATTTATTTCCGAATTTGAAAGTTGGGGAGGCattccaaaattatacaaagGTTAGTTATTATCACAAATCAAACAATGTCGGCTAACTAGCTACACACAGACATAAATCGTCAAAATCCGTCAAGCCACGAAGATACCAACGAGCAGAGATGGTCAAACTAAATTAAGCGTAGCTGCACATTGCATACACGCAAGTGCCCCCTCTCTTGCACCGATTATTGCACCCTCCACAGTTCTTTCTATGTGTAAAAGGGTTTATACACTTCCCTTTGCAGCAAACCTCAGAAAACTTACACATCCTCCCGCATTTCCCGCAGTTCAGTTTATCTGTGCCGAGATTTACACATCTTCTACTGCAACAACTCGACCCTGGACTACCCTTTAGCCTACAAATTCCAGGGTTTTTGTTGCATGTTGTTAATCCGAAACGCCGCCATCTAAATCTTCTTCTGGAAAAGAATCTGCTTGCACCTCTGTGAACTGAAATCGGGTTTGCAATTTCATTGAATTTTTCATCAGTAAGAAGCGGTTCTGCTGCAAGAGAAAGGGCTATGgccatcaaaataaagattgctaataaaatttgaaatttaaggCATTCCATATTGCTTCATAAATCATAAGTTGCTTATGAATATGTAGTGCGTGTGATCAAGAAATGTTATTAAATGGTTACGTAAATGGAAAAGAGAAAAGAATTGGAATTTTGTTGGTGATTTTGAGTACTGCTGCTTGGAAATAGAGGTAGAACAGACGTGCTTATATATAGTGGAAGGATGCATGAGGAATTACTACGTAATAACATTTTTGAATTAatacatttttttctttttatttttgccTTTTGATTAGCAAGTTGCACGAGTAATCCTAGATGTATCGTGGAGTGGTCTTTATTCGGCAGCCGCATACAAAGTCAATTTATCTTAAAAGTTAGGCACCCGATTCAGGAGAAAAGGAATAATTATtcaagtaaaaaaaatattcgtTGAATTAACAAAAATTTtggaataaaatatttatcagaaaatcaatttaatatttaaatcagaaaattaatttattatttaaattttcatacCAGATATCCAATATTTataaatacttttttttttattttctctaaatgataacaatcaaaatatattttttaaaagtcaAATTTGAgtatatgaaaaaaatatttttatcggATTCACTTTTATTTGAACTTTGAAGTTCGCTACTCCCACAAACCTAATTTAACTACGTAATTAACACATGCattgtaatttaaaaaattccTAAACTTGCAGTGACCTTTAATTTAATTCGATTAAACAAACTTTCACGAGGATAATTtattggcaaaaatttgtgtcagacggtttcacgagttgtattttgtgagccaaatatcttttatttgtgtcatccataaaaaaatattatttttatgctaagagtattactttttattgtgaatatcggtagggttgactcaactcacagataaagattcgtgagatcgtctcacaagagacttactctttTATAAATATGTAATCGAATAATTTTCTTAATGGTATTGAACATATACTTTTGCTCAATTTTTTGGATATCTGATTAATCAGAACATATTTTCAACTAGTTTTACGAATAGAAAACATTCCAATTTTGTACACACCTTTTTTTATATTACAAGTGTTGAAAATTGTCGATTATTCAAAATTTGGCGAAAACTTTACCACAATGCGTGTAGGCATAACTAGAGTACTTTTATACTACAAATTCAGTGGTATTCCTCACCAAAATTTTTCATTCAAGAAACCGTGTGTTGTGTCCACTTACATCTATGTAAGAACAAAGACGTTGACTATTTAATTTGTGTGTACTTTTTTGTATGTACGGGGAATCATGATATAACAATATGTAACACATAATTCACAACCATTGACTCTACTTTATCGAATACAATATAATGGAATACACCACTTTAGATGGATTGATACATTCTCATTCGTCTTCGGCGAGGTCGTAGCTAGAAGTTTCTAATCATGTGGACGAATTTTGTCTCGAGGAAGGGTCTTGACGACGACATTCTCATTCATCATCGGTACCTACAAATAGATTTCATATCAATCCTAAACTATATATTGTGTATGAAGCTGCTTGAAAATTTCGTGATAAGATTACGACATAAAAGTTGAAAATTTACTTTGGTGACGgaccattttcaaaaatcatttaTTAGATTTCAGCGTAGATTATAAATATCCCAAGAGTGATGATGCCCTGATGAGGGGGGAACCAAGTATCCGAGCCTTGGAAGCATCCACATAATTTTTAGTTGTAATCTATAAGACAATGACTTGATAAATccattttattatataaattggATCGTGAATTTATCTTTTTTTCACTTTTGGCCACGCGAATGGACGGAGATTGAGCGGTGTTATAcaatcttttttttattttataaaataactagcatttagaaaagaaaaaaaaacaaaggagaaattaaatttatgttttgtgatacaaattaaattttataagatGATTGATCACTCACTAGCTAGATCGTTTGTGACTATTTGATAATATGGTTGTATACATTTGGAAATGGAATTTGGTACCCCGTGCACTGCTGTCGCGCAGTGTCAACGCTTTGAAACTTACAATTCAAATATCTCCTGTAGTGCACGGGGGTaccaaggcaaaaacttgtgtgagacggtctcacagatcgtacttgtgaaacggatctcttatttgggtcatccatgaaaaagtattactttttatgctaagagtattactttttattgtgaatatgggtatggttgactcgtctcacggtttaagatccgtgagacggtcttacatgagaTCTACTCGGGTACGAAAGTCATTCATATGTAATCTACATTATTAATCAAATATCTTACGATTCAAATATATCATATTTCACAATCAAATATCTCACAAGTCAAATATTTATGAGTCTCATTTTCattttaataatgtttttttgttatttaaataaaatcaaatatttcataATAAATTAGGCGTTCACTCTGTTtgatctcggttttctcgtgCTCCAAACGCAGcgtaagtttaaaaattttattttattttgacaatcaaaatatgtttatgttttgggCACTCGTATGGTTTATAATAATGAAACATACATAAGATGTTAgaatttatacctttggtgaaaatttcacaaggctccaactattccggggttaGCGGAGATAACTCTTGATAAATTTCCTGCGAACTTTCTTCGAGTCTCTTTTtatcaagtccacgaccagAAGATTTTTTCCTCTTTCAAATAGCcctagaatatttgaaagatgtttttacgttgagatcaaaaatttgagagagaccTCAAATCTGTTTTTCTTGAAAAGTGACCaaaaattttggaggatttttGAGATACAAGGAGGCTaggttttttttctttttatttctttaaaaacACGAACCATAACCTAAATTTCGTAATTAACATTATtgagcttgattaattaattgagctagtccaactagtttaattaatcaaagtctattaataactttaattatttagtatattggacttgtactcctacaatcccattaaacatacttccactatatttaatttaatatttaataaactcaaattttgagcTTAATACATCAaatccattataaattcaacatttgaatttattatttaaattataaattcaacaccttgaattttatcacctccaaaatttaatatttaatacactcaacttttgagtttaataattaaattatcagattttataaattcaactccttgaatttattctcccaaattttataaattcataaattcaacttcttgaatttactatctcataaatttaacttcttgaatttatttttctcaaaatttaattatcataaattcaactccttgaatttactatatcataatataaattcaactccttgaatttattctctcaacgggaacaaacgatccagtacttgtgtgaccctcaatggttcagggatacagctagccgtgggttcacaactccttgtgattcaggaaataatcttttattcgggcttacccttaCTTGCCCCATTCTATGCATCAACAATTGATCAtcagaatgtcagaaatcatatttctgacTAAACCCATCGaaccatggtaagagcgtctagtagcatcgtcccatgattccttaggtatcactgatattgcctgcaagaaccagtcgattatgattagcgtacagtacagtcccttcatcTTATATATCCCGATTgaatctacaaccattggttcaccgagtgttgcatattaattcgataactatgtgataactataaatagtggcatcgcatgtactgTTGGAGAACTcattctctaacgtacatctcatactctttTCAGAGATTCCACACACTATAATTTCAtcatatcacataggatatccacactcgTAGATGAGCAGTGAATCTCCGACTataatgcactggctcctatatgtgtcgcaactgtacccaatctcgccacctgatgactctcctggagccgataaacgagtcaaagcacagtcctagcatatagagcctcagtgttgtcccgggtcgtaaggactaatggtgtacaatcataaccatggacttatcctctcgatgaatgataaccacttggaaagtctgagGGAGGGTTtctcggtataatcatcatatgactacccatctgcacgtttggacatctctatgcccttaccaagaaacgtaATACACAATATCACAGataggggtgttcaaacttcggataaaaccgaaaaaaccgaaaatccaaaccgaaaaaaccgaacactaaaccgaaccgaaaatcgaattttataattcggatataaatgttaaaaccgaaattaatttggttcggtttcggattataaatgtcaaaaccgaaccgaccgaaaaaatcgaaatttaattaaattaataatgttatttttattttatattatttattgagatgatattagtgaatgaagaattattttgaataatacttagttaattgttgtttatgtaattcatttgtattttatatttaaatattttactaagaaatcatttaaaaaaataacatattatattttataatatatttatattattaatttaaataattgtatcaaaaccgaaataaccgaccgaaataaccgaaccatttcggtagaaaaccgaaccgaaccgaaccgaagaaaaatggttcagatatcggattatatatttgtaaaaccgaaaaccgaaaaaaccgaaattaaaaaaccgaaaaccgaaccgaaccgaaccgaccgatgaacacccctaatcacagatgctagtctcaagctcaagagacctttatccatgttttaggcagaTGAATCGACTatgaacgaatttagattatacagtgtttacaaatgagtttcaacatcgatttacgatttatttgtattaaagtataatcaaggtctttatctatgtttgtcacatgtgtatacagataaagaaacaataaaccatgaaataatgaattatattaaaataaagattgtttattacaactgagtcaataaaatctctAGCCAACAATTGGCTTGCAgtgcatctactctaacacacTCGTCACGGTGACAATCTTCCCAAATGTGTTCAATCAAATTATGACCAAGCTGATGATGCGCCTAATTATCACAAAACTCGGTATTTCTGTGAATGTATTAAACAAATTCTGGGTGTAGCGTGATTTTTTTGGTATTATACAACGGTTAAGTTAGTCGTTCCCAAATGATCCGAAATTTCAACCGTTCTGAAAATATAAtggaattaataaataaaatagatcTAAAATGCAGTATAAACAGTGAAAATTATCTGAAAAGTTGTACAAAATAACACATAATTAATTGGGCAACTTGGTATTCACTCCTCGTCTCCATACTTAACTTTCTCTTTATTCTCCATTTCCTCAAATCTCTGTTTTAACTCcccaatttttcaaaatttccaaaaatattcttaattctcataattatGGTACGGGGCAATGTTTTACCTATTGAGCCTATTCTTAAAAGCATACAGTCTCAAGACATGCAGCTACACAAGATTTCCAACCTATATACCATATTCCGATGAtcgattttatatatatatatatatatatacatggccCATCATGCTATTGTGTAATAAATTGACTAGTTTACATTTTTGACAAGAGTGCCGTCGGGTTATATCTATGGAGTTTTATATACTGCTCCTCAACACCCAACCACAcaatcgcaaccgatggtttcTGATACAGATTCTTTCATCAGCGTTTAGCACAATCTTGTTTCGTTTCCTACCTCAGGTGAATAATAAATATTACAATGTTTTGAAAGGAAATAAAGAGGTTGAATAATGTTATCATCTTAATTCTACCTATTTATTTATGGAAGTCCTTTGGGATTTGAATTCCGGACTTCAAAACTTGCTTTAGCTTTTCTTTAATGCCTTCCAGCTGTAGTTGACGCTATCTCTTGAGTGGGTAGAGTGGGTGGTTGAATGGTTCCCCCATATTTTCTTGACTTGTctttttctagattattaatctagaaaCATCTTTTTCTTCTATCTTTATCTCCTGGCATAACCAGTAGATATGTGTTTGTATCATATTAGCTGAGATCTCATTCTCTGCTTCTTTTAACTGTTTGTAGAGATTTTTGAAAATCACCAGCTTATTT
Coding sequences:
- the LOC140837769 gene encoding uncharacterized protein yields the protein MECLKFQILLAIFILMAIALSLAAEPLLTDEKFNEIANPISVHRGASRFFSRRRFRWRRFGLTTCNKNPGICRLKGSPGSSCCSRRCVNLGTDKLNCGKCGRMCKFSEVCCKGKCINPFTHRKNCGGCNNRCKRGGTCVYAMCSYA